A genomic window from Brevibacillus agri includes:
- a CDS encoding ABC transporter substrate-binding protein — protein sequence MKRFFALGLAACLALFAALTGCSSTSEKIRIGEVTRSLFYAPQYVALEKGFFKEEGLDVELSTIPGGDKVMSALLSGGIEVALVGSETSIYVSQQGAADVVVNFAQLTQTDGTFLVARNKTDSFSFEQLKGSVFLGQRKGGMPQMVGEYVLGKHNINPQSDLELIQNIEFKNIASSFASGTGEFVQLFEPEASRFEQEGIGHVVASFGKESGTVPYTVYMTKQSYIDSNPSAIQKFTNAVYKGQQWVASHSAKETAEVIGKYFEQIDPQILENAVQRYLEQGSYAADPVLDEQEWNQLQEIMDAAGELKQRADYTKLVNTTFAKQSKEGN from the coding sequence ATGAAACGATTTTTTGCGCTGGGGCTGGCTGCCTGTCTGGCTCTGTTCGCCGCTTTGACCGGCTGCTCCAGCACTTCTGAAAAAATAAGAATTGGCGAAGTAACCCGCTCCCTTTTTTACGCTCCCCAATACGTTGCGCTGGAAAAGGGATTTTTTAAGGAAGAAGGCCTGGACGTGGAGCTGTCCACGATTCCCGGCGGCGACAAGGTGATGTCTGCGCTCCTGTCCGGCGGGATCGAGGTCGCTCTGGTCGGTTCGGAAACGAGCATCTACGTCTCGCAGCAAGGGGCGGCAGACGTCGTCGTCAACTTCGCCCAGTTGACCCAGACAGACGGTACTTTCCTCGTCGCGCGCAACAAAACGGACTCGTTTTCGTTTGAACAGCTCAAAGGCAGCGTCTTCCTCGGTCAACGCAAGGGCGGCATGCCGCAAATGGTCGGAGAGTACGTGCTGGGAAAGCACAATATCAATCCACAAAGCGATCTGGAGCTGATCCAGAATATCGAGTTCAAAAACATTGCCTCTTCCTTTGCTTCCGGAACCGGCGAGTTTGTACAGTTGTTCGAGCCGGAAGCGTCCCGCTTCGAACAGGAAGGGATCGGCCACGTCGTCGCCTCATTCGGCAAGGAGAGCGGCACCGTCCCTTACACCGTCTACATGACGAAGCAAAGCTATATCGACAGCAATCCTTCGGCTATCCAAAAGTTTACCAATGCGGTCTACAAAGGGCAACAGTGGGTTGCCAGCCACAGCGCCAAGGAAACGGCTGAAGTCATCGGAAAATACTTCGAGCAGATCGACCCGCAAATTTTGGAGAACGCCGTACAGCGCTATTTGGAGCAAGGTTCCTACGCCGCCGATCCAGTGTTGGACGAACAGGAATGGAACCAGCTTCAAGAAATTATGGATGCGGCAGGTGAGTTGAAGCAACGGGCGGATTACACCAAGCTGGTCAACACCACCTTCGCCAAACAATCCAAGGAAGGGAATTAA
- a CDS encoding YaiI/YqxD family protein yields MEKGRVLIDADACPRQALVIAQELCKEFGWLCLTFASYNHQIGSEHHVTVDAGPQAVDMKLANETRPGDVVVTQDIGLAALILGKKARPLTPHGLVFEPERIAFHLEERNEKARYRRGGGRTRGPAARTREDDQRFAAALRSLLERGETYEVDG; encoded by the coding sequence ATGGAAAAAGGACGCGTTCTCATCGATGCCGATGCCTGCCCACGACAGGCTCTCGTCATCGCACAGGAGCTGTGCAAGGAATTCGGGTGGCTTTGCCTGACTTTTGCCAGCTACAATCATCAGATCGGCTCTGAACATCACGTAACGGTAGATGCAGGGCCACAGGCGGTCGATATGAAGCTCGCCAACGAAACCCGTCCGGGTGATGTGGTCGTGACGCAAGATATTGGACTGGCTGCGCTCATCCTCGGCAAAAAGGCGCGGCCGCTGACGCCGCACGGTCTTGTTTTTGAGCCGGAGCGAATTGCTTTTCATCTGGAGGAGCGAAACGAAAAAGCCCGCTATCGTCGCGGGGGAGGAAGAACGCGAGGCCCGGCGGCGCGTACGCGCGAAGATGACCAGCGCTTTGCGGCTGCGCTGCGCTCGCTGTTGGAGAGAGGAGAAACGTATGAAGTGGACGGCTAA
- the rnz gene encoding ribonuclease Z: MIVTFLGTGSGAPTTRRNVSGIGLRFLQAGKWWLFDCGEGTQHQLLRSPMKISQLDKIFITHLHGDHLYGLIGLLASRSLRNGEAPPLALYGPPGLDRYFRAIMDISPVHLQYPLDLCIVSEGIVYEDEDVIVTCRKAKHRVPSFAYSVLEKDKPGAFLVERAKAAGVPSGPLFGALKRGEQVMLPDGRVLDGKDFVGAPQPGRKIVFSGDTEPCQSVEELAAGADLLVHEATYADRDKELAVRSGHSTAKEAAELAKRAGVKALCLTHFSPRYEDEDGDFSMADLLAEAQAIFPETQLAEDLGSIAVKRVRKTVGETE; encoded by the coding sequence GTGATCGTGACATTTTTAGGGACTGGATCAGGTGCGCCCACTACCCGCCGCAATGTGAGCGGAATCGGGCTTCGCTTTTTACAAGCAGGAAAATGGTGGCTGTTTGACTGCGGGGAAGGGACACAGCATCAACTGCTGCGCTCTCCGATGAAAATCAGCCAGTTAGACAAAATTTTCATTACGCATTTGCACGGCGATCACCTGTACGGACTGATCGGCTTGCTCGCTTCCAGATCGCTGCGTAACGGGGAGGCGCCTCCGCTTGCGCTGTACGGGCCGCCGGGGCTGGACCGCTATTTTCGCGCGATCATGGACATAAGCCCGGTGCATTTGCAATACCCGCTGGATCTGTGTATCGTCAGCGAAGGCATCGTGTACGAAGACGAGGACGTGATCGTCACATGTCGCAAGGCGAAGCACCGGGTGCCTTCGTTCGCGTACAGCGTCCTGGAAAAAGACAAGCCGGGGGCGTTTCTGGTCGAGCGGGCGAAAGCAGCGGGGGTGCCGTCCGGACCGCTGTTCGGCGCGTTGAAGCGGGGCGAGCAGGTCATGCTGCCAGACGGGCGCGTGCTGGATGGCAAAGACTTCGTCGGCGCTCCGCAGCCTGGCCGCAAAATCGTCTTCAGCGGCGATACGGAGCCGTGCCAAAGTGTCGAGGAGCTGGCAGCAGGGGCTGACTTGTTGGTACACGAGGCTACTTACGCGGATCGCGACAAGGAGCTGGCTGTGCGCAGCGGGCATTCCACGGCGAAGGAGGCCGCCGAGCTGGCGAAGCGGGCAGGCGTGAAGGCGCTCTGTCTGACGCACTTCAGCCCGCGCTATGAAGACGAGGATGGCGATTTTTCCATGGCCGACCTGCTGGCGGAAGCGCAGGCGATTTTTCCGGAGACGCAGCTCGCGGAGGATTTGGGCAGTATCGCGGTAAAGCGAGTGCGAAAAACGGTGGGAGAAACCGAGTAA
- a CDS encoding ABC transporter permease, translating to MQRKDIEAIHRNYLKQEATGRYWVFSTQCLLFLAFLGLWELLARTNTINALIFSYPSKIWAQFWSQLLDGSLLPHVGMTVWETVIGFLLGTLLGAVIATVIWWSPFLSRVLEPYLVIANSMPKVALGPVFIVGFGPGLMSVIAMGCAISIIITTINVYSGFREVNQNYVKVVQTLGGNKRQIFRLVILPATIPTLLATLKVNVGLSWVGVIVGEFLVSQQGLGYLIIYGFQVFNFTMVMMSLAIIAVVATLMYQGVAFLERRLTSQFK from the coding sequence ATGCAGCGAAAGGACATTGAAGCCATCCACCGCAACTACTTGAAGCAGGAGGCGACGGGCCGCTACTGGGTGTTTTCCACGCAATGCCTGCTGTTTCTCGCCTTTCTCGGCTTGTGGGAGCTGCTTGCGCGCACGAACACAATCAATGCGCTCATTTTCAGCTACCCTTCCAAAATCTGGGCACAGTTTTGGTCCCAGCTACTGGACGGCAGCCTGCTTCCCCACGTAGGCATGACGGTATGGGAAACGGTCATCGGCTTTCTTTTGGGCACGCTGCTCGGGGCGGTCATCGCGACCGTCATCTGGTGGTCCCCGTTTCTGTCGCGCGTGCTGGAGCCGTATCTCGTGATCGCCAACAGCATGCCGAAAGTCGCGCTCGGCCCGGTCTTCATCGTCGGCTTCGGGCCGGGGCTGATGTCTGTCATCGCCATGGGCTGCGCGATCTCGATCATCATCACCACGATCAACGTCTACTCCGGCTTTCGCGAGGTCAACCAAAACTACGTCAAGGTCGTCCAGACGCTCGGCGGCAACAAACGGCAAATTTTCCGCCTCGTCATTCTCCCTGCGACGATTCCGACCTTGCTTGCCACGTTGAAAGTCAATGTCGGCCTTTCCTGGGTGGGCGTCATCGTCGGCGAGTTTCTCGTTTCCCAGCAAGGGTTGGGCTATCTGATTATTTACGGATTCCAAGTGTTTAATTTTACCATGGTCATGATGAGCCTCGCCATCATCGCGGTCGTCGCCACGCTGATGTACCAGGGCGTCGCCTTTCTCGAGCGGCGGCTCACCAGCCAGTTTAAATAG
- a CDS encoding stage VI sporulation protein F encodes MAKAKGKKTSDLLKKINKKSKKKWKMDDIKSLAKGITKKDLKDDKKLADLIKKVSKAVGVKLSDKQMASVKKQVHEKLG; translated from the coding sequence ATGGCAAAAGCAAAAGGAAAGAAAACGAGCGATCTTCTGAAAAAAATCAACAAAAAGAGCAAGAAGAAATGGAAAATGGACGATATCAAGTCACTGGCGAAAGGGATTACGAAAAAGGACCTGAAAGATGACAAAAAGCTTGCCGACCTGATTAAAAAGGTCAGCAAAGCGGTCGGGGTCAAACTGTCCGACAAGCAAATGGCAAGCGTCAAAAAGCAGGTGCATGAAAAGCTCGGCTGA
- a CDS encoding phosphatase PAP2 family protein, which yields MKWTAKESGLIVCGIVFAVLGAWMFRQYIAGEVAGMDQAAFAFFADVRSEAATTFFQMLTLLGNATTLAPLGVVLVAAFFFKGHKLEAVVVLLTLGVSEVANELLKLMFARPRPSGFNLIELPDSFSFPSGHAMIAPCFYLMLALLIARWYQEKSWSAYIQPIALVVVVLLAASRVYLGVHYLSDVLTGFCLSLCWYFLVRWGYERRLGRRDSVVDPIPQSR from the coding sequence ATGAAGTGGACGGCTAAGGAAAGTGGATTGATTGTGTGCGGCATCGTCTTTGCGGTGCTTGGAGCATGGATGTTTCGCCAGTACATAGCAGGTGAGGTAGCGGGGATGGATCAGGCGGCCTTTGCGTTTTTCGCAGACGTTCGCTCGGAGGCGGCAACGACCTTTTTTCAGATGCTTACGCTTTTGGGGAACGCAACGACCTTAGCGCCGCTCGGCGTCGTGCTGGTTGCAGCCTTTTTCTTCAAAGGGCACAAGCTGGAGGCGGTCGTCGTCCTGCTGACATTGGGGGTAAGCGAGGTCGCCAATGAACTGTTGAAGCTGATGTTTGCCCGTCCCCGGCCTAGTGGCTTTAATCTGATCGAGCTGCCGGATTCGTTTTCGTTCCCGAGCGGCCACGCCATGATCGCTCCTTGCTTTTACCTCATGCTCGCCCTTTTGATTGCGCGCTGGTATCAGGAGAAAAGCTGGTCGGCGTACATACAGCCGATTGCGCTCGTCGTCGTGGTGTTGCTCGCGGCAAGCCGCGTCTACCTCGGTGTGCATTATTTGAGCGACGTGCTTACGGGATTTTGCCTGTCGCTGTGCTGGTATTTTCTCGTCCGCTGGGGCTATGAAAGAAGGCTGGGGAGACGAGATTCCGTCGTCGACCCCATACCGCAATCGCGCTAG
- a CDS encoding YjcZ family sporulation protein translates to MSLFNGGFDDFALILVLFVLLTIVACSCD, encoded by the coding sequence ATGAGTCTGTTCAACGGAGGATTCGACGATTTTGCTTTGATTCTGGTGTTGTTCGTATTGCTGACAATCGTTGCTTGCTCTTGCGACTAA
- a CDS encoding sulfurtransferase, translated as MQALVTPQWLRDHLHDERIVIADCRFALSASEQGAQEYEVDHIPGALYFHLNRDLSGPKGEHGGRHPLPDINAIAALFSRAGIDEQTTVIAYDDQEMSMAGRLWWLLRYLGHDRVAVLDGGYAAWKKAGYEVTADVPTPQARTFVPRPRPEMLVGIEDVQKRTPETVLLDSRAGERYRGEQEPLDPKAGHIPGARHFFYKDNLAADMTMLPPEQLKARIADFADREIIVYCGSGVTACTNLLALHQAGRADAKLYAGSWSDWSSYDLPVAKGPTPAEGIEE; from the coding sequence ATGCAAGCACTTGTCACACCACAATGGCTCCGCGATCATTTGCACGACGAGCGGATCGTCATCGCCGATTGCCGCTTTGCGCTGTCCGCTTCCGAACAAGGCGCGCAAGAATACGAAGTCGATCATATTCCAGGGGCGCTCTACTTTCATCTGAATCGCGACCTGTCCGGTCCAAAGGGCGAGCATGGCGGACGCCATCCCCTCCCGGATATCAACGCTATCGCTGCCCTTTTTTCGCGCGCAGGAATTGATGAGCAGACGACCGTGATCGCCTACGATGACCAGGAAATGTCGATGGCTGGACGTCTCTGGTGGCTTTTGCGCTACCTCGGTCACGACCGCGTCGCCGTGCTCGATGGCGGATACGCCGCCTGGAAAAAGGCTGGCTACGAGGTGACCGCTGACGTGCCGACACCGCAGGCGCGTACGTTTGTCCCGCGCCCGCGCCCGGAGATGCTGGTCGGCATCGAAGACGTGCAAAAGCGCACGCCTGAAACCGTGCTGCTCGATTCGCGGGCAGGCGAGCGCTATCGCGGCGAACAGGAGCCGCTCGATCCGAAGGCCGGACACATCCCTGGCGCCCGCCATTTCTTTTACAAGGACAACCTGGCAGCGGACATGACCATGCTTCCGCCCGAGCAGCTCAAGGCTCGCATCGCCGACTTTGCAGACCGGGAAATCATCGTCTATTGCGGCTCGGGAGTCACAGCCTGCACCAACCTGCTCGCCTTGCACCAGGCAGGACGGGCTGACGCCAAGCTGTACGCAGGAAGCTGGAGCGACTGGAGCTCCTACGATTTGCCTGTCGCCAAAGGCCCTACTCCTGCCGAAGGAATCGAAGAATGA
- a CDS encoding DUF502 domain-containing protein has product MKRVIRYFLEGLLYVIPLAVTIYILYTIFTTVDSWFYNLASNRFHLHFPGVGVLITIVGITIVGFLASNVLTRGLLAVVDSIFEKVPFIKLIYTAIKDLIGAFVGDKKSFDKPVLVTLSKDSGAKVIGFITKESMDTYGLADHVAVYLPQSYNFAGNLLLFPSEQVQPLDMDSAEVMAFLVSGGVSGKKATPKAENEQSCQA; this is encoded by the coding sequence ATGAAGCGTGTGATCCGATACTTTTTGGAAGGCTTGCTGTACGTGATTCCACTGGCTGTGACGATTTACATTTTATACACCATTTTTACGACGGTGGACAGTTGGTTTTACAATCTGGCCAGCAACCGGTTCCATCTCCATTTTCCCGGCGTCGGAGTGCTGATTACAATTGTGGGGATTACGATTGTCGGCTTTTTGGCCTCCAACGTGCTGACGCGCGGCCTGTTGGCCGTCGTGGACAGCATTTTTGAAAAAGTGCCGTTCATCAAGCTGATTTATACCGCGATCAAGGACTTGATCGGGGCGTTCGTCGGCGACAAAAAAAGCTTCGACAAGCCGGTTCTGGTGACGCTGTCGAAGGATTCGGGAGCCAAAGTCATCGGCTTCATCACAAAAGAAAGCATGGATACATACGGGCTTGCCGATCACGTCGCCGTTTATCTCCCGCAGTCGTACAACTTTGCGGGCAATTTGCTGCTCTTTCCGAGCGAGCAGGTGCAGCCGCTCGACATGGACAGCGCCGAGGTGATGGCGTTTCTCGTCTCGGGCGGGGTATCCGGCAAAAAGGCGACCCCCAAGGCCGAAAACGAACAAAGCTGCCAGGCATGA
- a CDS encoding YczE/YyaS/YitT family protein, which translates to MSGRRVSRSIVVRYAMFVLGLFIGAFGCVLAIKANLGVAPWDTFHIGLQKTFGLTIGIWSQIVGLAVILSSYLVAKIKPTFGMFLNMVCFGSFLDLILWLDIVPELSSVWSRLAMFLLGLVVMNIGIGMYLSPRLGAGPRDSFMLAMNERLGWSIQKVRLIIEVAVLIAGAALGGPVSIGTVLIALLTGPMIQRTIPFWQSVMKKQYGMMEPIERRAS; encoded by the coding sequence GTGTCCGGTAGACGGGTCAGCAGGTCGATTGTCGTGCGCTACGCCATGTTTGTTCTCGGGCTGTTTATCGGGGCATTTGGCTGTGTGCTCGCGATCAAGGCAAACCTGGGAGTGGCGCCGTGGGATACGTTCCACATCGGCTTGCAAAAAACGTTTGGCTTAACGATTGGCATCTGGTCGCAGATCGTCGGCTTGGCCGTGATTTTGTCATCGTATCTGGTTGCCAAAATCAAGCCGACCTTTGGCATGTTTTTGAACATGGTCTGTTTCGGGAGCTTTCTCGATCTGATTTTGTGGCTCGATATCGTGCCGGAGCTGTCGTCCGTTTGGTCGCGATTGGCGATGTTTTTGCTGGGCCTTGTGGTGATGAACATCGGGATCGGGATGTACTTGTCGCCTCGGCTGGGAGCCGGGCCGCGCGACAGCTTCATGCTGGCGATGAACGAGCGGCTGGGCTGGAGCATTCAGAAGGTTCGGCTGATTATTGAAGTCGCGGTCCTGATTGCCGGGGCAGCATTGGGCGGACCCGTTTCCATCGGGACGGTGCTGATCGCCCTGCTGACGGGGCCGATGATCCAGAGGACCATTCCGTTTTGGCAATCGGTCATGAAAAAGCAGTACGGCATGATGGAGCCGATCGAGCGGCGGGCGAGTTGA
- a CDS encoding VOC family protein, protein MLHHLELYVADLKRSAEFWGWLLEEQLGYERYQQWASGISWKHGNTYLVFVQAEERFLDVPYHRCRVGLNHLAFHARSREQVEAIREELWRRGVPLLYEDRYPHAGGREHYALFCEDPDRIKVEIVAPE, encoded by the coding sequence ATGCTGCACCATCTGGAGTTGTATGTAGCGGATTTGAAGCGATCCGCGGAGTTTTGGGGGTGGCTCTTGGAGGAACAGCTCGGCTATGAGCGCTACCAGCAATGGGCGAGCGGGATCAGTTGGAAGCACGGCAACACGTATCTGGTGTTCGTGCAGGCAGAGGAACGGTTTCTCGATGTGCCGTATCACCGCTGTCGCGTCGGATTGAACCATCTGGCTTTTCACGCGCGCAGCCGGGAGCAGGTGGAGGCGATTCGCGAGGAGCTGTGGCGGCGAGGCGTGCCGCTGCTCTACGAGGACCGCTATCCACACGCGGGCGGCCGGGAGCATTACGCGCTGTTTTGCGAAGACCCGGATCGGATCAAGGTGGAGATCGTAGCGCCGGAGTAA
- a CDS encoding tetratricopeptide repeat protein, translated as MSEFVTFTNEFGQTIEMSREDYQKKVIPHNLDMYWDQKEKLRDFAMELVKEQFHEQAAVAADRLLELYGPIESALIFRAVVHMQAREFERAKTILTDCLERFPSSGTACTNLAKIYAYEGEEDKAFEILNTGLQKDPNQENGLNMYVESFLQSGKREELRSRLEALCVKEGAWRPQLHLARLALTENDLLNAMKWYTVAIEGAKDRFEVVMTVTGELGQAGYVYQLIQICEKFWTPEFPYPYAGFNYANALLATDQKEKAIAILRTMQEHLPDNYKPMVDHFLARVPGALEVEAAAQQKVAANSQPGDQAAKKSWWKFWK; from the coding sequence ATGTCTGAATTTGTGACGTTTACCAATGAATTTGGTCAAACCATCGAGATGTCCCGGGAGGACTACCAGAAAAAAGTGATTCCGCACAATCTGGATATGTATTGGGACCAAAAAGAAAAGCTTCGTGACTTTGCGATGGAGTTGGTGAAGGAGCAATTTCATGAGCAGGCGGCTGTTGCGGCGGACAGGCTGCTTGAGCTGTACGGGCCAATTGAGTCTGCGCTCATTTTCCGCGCGGTTGTTCACATGCAGGCGAGAGAATTTGAGCGGGCGAAAACGATCCTGACCGATTGCCTGGAGCGCTTCCCTTCGTCGGGGACGGCCTGCACCAATCTGGCGAAGATTTACGCGTATGAGGGAGAAGAAGACAAAGCGTTCGAAATCTTGAATACGGGCCTGCAAAAAGACCCGAACCAGGAAAACGGCCTGAACATGTACGTCGAGAGCTTTTTGCAGAGCGGCAAGCGCGAGGAGTTGCGCTCTCGCCTGGAAGCGCTCTGTGTCAAGGAAGGCGCCTGGAGGCCGCAGTTGCATCTGGCCCGCCTCGCTCTGACCGAAAACGATCTGCTGAACGCGATGAAATGGTACACGGTGGCTATCGAAGGAGCCAAAGACCGCTTCGAAGTGGTCATGACGGTAACGGGCGAGCTGGGACAGGCAGGCTATGTGTATCAACTGATCCAAATCTGTGAGAAGTTTTGGACGCCGGAGTTTCCGTATCCGTATGCCGGCTTCAACTATGCCAACGCCTTGTTGGCGACCGACCAGAAGGAAAAGGCGATTGCGATTCTGCGCACGATGCAGGAGCATCTGCCGGACAACTACAAGCCGATGGTCGACCATTTCCTCGCCCGGGTTCCCGGAGCGTTGGAAGTGGAAGCGGCAGCGCAGCAAAAAGTGGCAGCCAACAGCCAGCCTGGCGATCAGGCGGCGAAAAAGAGCTGGTGGAAGTTTTGGAAGTAG
- a CDS encoding ABC transporter ATP-binding protein yields the protein MNQIPSTPAKIELSHVTHLYLSTTRAFMAVQDINLRVEEGEFICMVGPSGCGKTTLLSLVAGLETPTAGNVLIDGKPVRGTSRQVGYMLQQDYLFNWRSIEDNVFLGLDIQGIRTRETEQYALHLLDEMELADVRKASPQQLSGGMRQRVALVRTLACQPDVLLLDEPFSALDYQTKLKLEDLIFSTLRKHKKTAILVTHDLSESIAMGDRIYIFSRNPGRVSSELAVPAAIRDSLPFDARNQDGFQDLFHRVWKEMEVVSDAAKGH from the coding sequence ATGAACCAGATTCCTTCTACGCCGGCCAAGATTGAACTTTCCCACGTGACCCATCTCTATTTATCTACGACCAGGGCGTTCATGGCGGTGCAGGACATCAACCTGCGCGTGGAGGAAGGCGAGTTCATCTGTATGGTTGGCCCTAGTGGTTGTGGCAAAACGACACTGCTCTCCCTCGTTGCCGGACTGGAGACGCCGACTGCCGGAAACGTGCTGATCGATGGAAAACCCGTTCGCGGAACGTCCCGGCAGGTCGGCTACATGCTCCAGCAAGACTATTTGTTCAACTGGCGCTCGATTGAAGACAACGTTTTTCTCGGACTGGACATCCAGGGAATCCGCACCAGGGAGACGGAACAATACGCCTTGCATCTGCTCGATGAAATGGAGCTTGCCGACGTGCGCAAAGCTTCCCCGCAGCAGTTGTCCGGCGGCATGAGACAGCGGGTCGCCCTCGTCCGCACCCTTGCCTGTCAACCGGATGTGCTGCTTCTCGATGAACCGTTTTCCGCTCTGGACTATCAGACGAAGCTGAAGCTGGAAGACCTGATTTTTTCCACCTTGCGCAAGCATAAAAAAACCGCCATCCTGGTGACGCACGACCTGTCCGAATCAATTGCCATGGGCGACCGCATCTACATTTTTTCGCGCAACCCGGGCCGGGTCAGCAGCGAGCTGGCCGTCCCTGCCGCGATTCGCGACTCTCTGCCATTCGACGCCCGCAACCAGGATGGCTTCCAAGACTTGTTCCATCGCGTCTGGAAGGAGATGGAGGTGGTATCCGATGCAGCGAAAGGACATTGA
- a CDS encoding DUF2621 domain-containing protein: MSEMSTGFSLFIVGWTFVLVGLMGIGGYFMFRKFLKSMPKQDGKSDLDWQDYYIEQTRSLWTEEGLTLLNELVEPVPQLFRDVARRSIAAKIGQIALEEKATSITTELIVKGYIVATPKRDHKWLIAHLQSKQIDYTPYEKYLNA, encoded by the coding sequence ATGAGTGAAATGTCGACAGGGTTTTCCCTGTTTATTGTCGGGTGGACGTTTGTGCTTGTCGGGTTGATGGGGATCGGTGGCTACTTCATGTTTCGCAAATTCCTCAAGTCCATGCCGAAACAGGACGGGAAGTCCGATCTCGACTGGCAGGACTACTACATCGAGCAGACGCGCTCGCTGTGGACAGAAGAAGGCCTGACGCTGCTCAACGAGCTGGTTGAGCCTGTTCCGCAGCTATTCCGCGATGTGGCAAGACGCTCGATCGCAGCCAAAATCGGGCAGATCGCCCTGGAAGAGAAAGCGACCTCGATTACGACAGAGCTGATCGTCAAAGGATACATCGTCGCTACTCCCAAGCGCGACCACAAATGGCTCATCGCCCACTTGCAATCCAAGCAAATCGACTACACCCCTTACGAGAAATATTTGAACGCGTAA
- a CDS encoding S8 family peptidase yields the protein MKIISFQRGMPFHEILTDLQKKVMTKTERLPWRCYDDWSCLCIKENIYEQHCEHFRRYEAMVEENVTVSVHAQTENEDEIPWGVRYVGAERLWRKGRGEGVKVAVIDTGISRNHFDLKGRIKGGVNFVRGKQNGHGTHVAGIIVAEMNQRGIVGVSPEAHLYDVRAFDHEGKSSLSTILQALQWSIANQMDVINMSFGMPQYSEALARAVEKANEHGIVLVASAGNSGGEVEYPARYKGVMGVSAIDQSGKLASFSARGKGANMKAPGVEILSTWPGNQFKKLNGTSMAAPHVSGLMALEIGRKRNKKK from the coding sequence TTGAAAATCATCAGCTTTCAGCGGGGGATGCCGTTTCACGAAATCCTGACCGATTTGCAGAAAAAAGTAATGACCAAAACGGAGAGACTTCCTTGGCGTTGTTACGACGACTGGTCTTGCCTGTGCATCAAGGAAAACATATACGAGCAGCACTGCGAACATTTTCGCAGGTATGAGGCGATGGTAGAGGAGAACGTGACGGTAAGCGTGCATGCACAGACCGAGAACGAGGACGAAATCCCGTGGGGTGTCCGCTACGTCGGAGCAGAGCGACTGTGGCGAAAAGGCAGGGGCGAGGGCGTGAAGGTCGCTGTCATTGACACGGGAATCTCCCGCAATCATTTTGATTTGAAGGGACGGATCAAAGGCGGCGTCAATTTTGTGCGCGGCAAGCAAAACGGGCATGGCACGCACGTGGCCGGGATCATCGTCGCGGAGATGAACCAGCGCGGGATTGTCGGTGTGTCTCCCGAAGCCCACTTGTACGACGTGCGTGCTTTTGACCACGAAGGCAAATCGTCGCTGTCGACGATTTTGCAGGCTTTGCAGTGGTCGATCGCCAATCAAATGGATGTCATCAACATGAGCTTCGGCATGCCGCAGTACAGTGAGGCGCTGGCGCGAGCGGTGGAAAAGGCGAACGAGCACGGCATCGTCCTGGTAGCTTCTGCGGGAAATAGCGGGGGAGAAGTAGAGTATCCGGCCAGGTACAAAGGCGTGATGGGGGTAAGCGCGATCGATCAGTCGGGCAAACTGGCGTCGTTTAGCGCGCGCGGCAAAGGTGCCAACATGAAAGCGCCTGGCGTGGAAATTTTGTCAACATGGCCCGGAAACCAGTTCAAAAAGTTGAACGGAACCTCCATGGCTGCCCCGCACGTTTCTGGTCTGATGGCGCTCGAAATCGGGCGAAAGCGAAACAAAAAGAAATAG